The DNA segment GACTGGAAAACACTATTTGATACTGAAGCTTTTAAAATGTTAAACATGATTCAAGAGGTGACTATGCGCGATGGGTATCGCTTTAAAACAACACGTTGTCCTATTCAAATAAATGGAGAGTGGTTAACTTCTGAGTGTGGAACCCCAAAACTGGGTGAGAATACCGAAGAGATTAAAAAGAAGTTTTCTTTGTAAGAATGAGTCGTGTTTACGCGTACGATTGGCTAATCTGTTTTATGGATGGTTGAACACCTTTCGATTAGTAGCTTGATTATAAAACTCCTTGAAACCGAATGATGCATTAGAAAATATATTACAATTAATATTGTTGCCAATCAAGCTAGCTAACTTGTTTTAAGTTATTATAGGTGGCTGTGCCTCGTCTTAACATGGTCTTGATTGATTGCATTCTTAATTTTTATGATGAAGTCTAATGTATTATTCGGAATTAATAAAATATCTGATATCTCTTATCGTTTTGCTTGGAAGGGTCAAAAAGTTCAGCCTTGGCATATAAACGTACGATGCCTTTTTATGGAATGTATTGTTGATATGGGTGATATTCAGGTTGTTATGGCCTATCGCTAGTCGGTTCTAGAATTTCGCTTACGGTCTTACTTAGTGGCTGCAAGAAAACGACTGTTTTTTCTGTCTTTGATAAGAAAGCCTCAAAGACAAGGCTTTCGATATTTTTGAAACCAAGGAGTTTACTGATTGTAAATAACTGTTTCAAAAATGAGAATAACGCAGTATTTGGAGTTTTCTTGCAAAGACTACTTAATAATTCCCAAAGATTCTCTTATTTTATGCACTGTTTTTAAAATTTCATTTTCAATTTCTTCGGCAGTCACTAGCTTTCGCATTTGTGATGTTAAAGTAGAAACAGCCAATACAGCAATCATCTCTTGATGCATATTGAAGATAGGTGCTGCAAAATCTGTTATTCCTTCTGTTAGCATACTTTTGTTACAAATACAAGAATGTTTTTTTATATCCTGTAGCTCATTCAGTAGGGCTTTTTTTTCAGATGCCTTCATGGCTTGGTAATCATCACATAATGTGAGGATTTGTTTTCTATTTTCTTCCTTTAGGTGTGCCAGAGTTATTTTCCCGGATACGGTTTTTGCTAAGGGGAATAAGCTGCCTATCTCTACCGATAACGAAACCGGCGTTTGGCTTTGTACTTGTGCTATGATCATTAATTTATTGTGATGCAAAACAGCTAAATGAACCGATTGGTTTATGCAGTATGCCAAGTTCTGCATATGCATTTCAGATGCTTTTACCATAATGTCCACCGGTGAATGGTGGTGTGCTAAATGGAATAGACGAAGTGTTAGACTGAATTTTCCCGAAGCAGGATCTTTTACTATATAACCTCTTTTTTCAAGGTTAATAAGCATGCGGTATATTTCGTTGGGCTTGCGGCTGATACCGTTTGCTATTTCCAATTGTGATTGTGGTATCGATTGTGAAGATAAAAATTCTAGTATGTCTAATCCTTTATCTAAGGCAGGAGCATCATATTTTGTCATATCCGTGTGTTTATTTTCATGGGTAAAATTATTAAAATAATGCGAAATCCATTGTTGTCTATGTAAAGTCAAGACGACTAATGAGAGCAGACCTTAATATGAGGACGTTTTTCGTTTATTTTACCCCAGTTTAAATATAACAAATAAGTTCATATTTGAATAATGAATCATGAAGCGGAATGAATTTTAAAATTTAAGAATGAAAAAGATTGTATTTTTTTTATGGATTATATTCCCGGTATTGTTGTGGGCACAGCCTGGAACAATTAATTCGCACACTGAGAATAGTCAGGTGGTGCGTGATTTAGGAGGGCATCATTGGAAAATGAAGATGATGTTACCGGGGCAAGGTGTAAAAGAAGGTTTGCATGAACTTCCTCCTGCCGATATTGAAACCAACTTTTGGAATCCAGCCTTTGTTCCTGGGGATGTATATACTGATTTATGGAAGTGTGGTGTTATTGATGATCCTTATTTTGGAAGAAACAGCGTGCGCGCTCAATGGGTTCAGCAATATGAGTGGTGGTATGCCTACCAGTTTAATGTGACCGAGGATGTTACTGATCAGGTGGTTCGGCTTGTTTTTGAAGGGGTGGATTATAGTTGTGATGTGTGGTTGAACGGAGTGCATTTAGGAAGTCATAAGGGAGCTTTTTCTTCTTTTTCGTTTGATATTAACGACGTTTTGCGGGTTTCAAAAAAGAACATCGATAGTAAAAATATGTTGATGATCAAGTTGGATCCTCCCCCAAAAGTCAATGCAAAGGTGGCTGGGTTGAAAACGCCATGGTTTGGAGACTACTGGCGCGATTTGATTCCCTTTGGAATAAGTAGGACGATTAAAATGGTTTCCACAGGTAAGGTTCGTATTATGGATGTTTATGCCAACACCAGTTTAAACAAGGATGGTAGTGCTGACGTACGTATGGAAGTGGAGTTGGAAAATACGACAGACCAACCCAAAGAGATGACTATTGTTGCTTCTATGGAGGGTAAGAATTTTGAATCCAAGTCCTTGATGGAGAAGATGACTCAGTGGGTAAAACCAGGAAAGCATATAGTTACGAAAACTATTCATGTGAAGAAACCCTTGCTTTGGTGGCCCTGGGATCTGGGAAAACCGAATTTGTATACGGCCAAGGTTTCTTTAAAAGAAGGTGCCGTAAATCATGATGCACAAGAGATAACTTTTGGGATACGCGAAGTAAGTTCTAAGTGGAATCCAGGATTCAAAAGAGGGGTTGACGTAAGCTTTCCTCGTTCTACTTATATTAATGGTAAGTTTCATTTTATTCGGTCAGCCTGCTGGGGAGGTCCACCAGATATCTTTGTGGGAAGAACCAATCCCGATGAATATAAAACATTGATTCGTTTGGCCAAAGAAGCCAATCTGAACAATATCCGTATTTTTGGATGGCATCCACCCGAAATTCCCGAGTTTTATGAATATTGTAATGAGATGGGTATGACGGTATGGCAAGATATGATTCCGTTAGGTACGGGCAATATTCCACAGGATAGAAAAGGAATTAACCGGATCATGCAAGAGGCGGCCGCAGTGATTAAGGAGCGACGTAATCATCCTTCTTTGATCATGATGGAAGGAGGAGAGGAAATGTTGTTGCGTACCCAAGATGCTCATTTTGGTAGAGCTTTTTTGGAGGAGCTGGGCGATACATTACAACGATATGCTAAACTGCCTTATGTGCCGGATTCACCACTTACCTGTGAGGTGTCTATAGAGGCAGGTTTTAAACCTAAAGAAGCTAAGCATGCCTTGGCCTACTTTTATGGTATGGGAAGATGGTTGATGGAAGACTGGTTTAGAACACTGGATTATCCTATTATACCTGAATTTGCCATTACTTCGGTACCTAATGTGGAAAGTCTGAAGAAGTTTATCCCGGAAAATGAAATGTGGCCTCCTGGATTAAGCTGGGGACACCATTGGGCCGACTTAGATAGATTACGCATGCAAAATTGGGATAGCTTTGGTGATGAGAAATTGGGTTCATTGCAAGAGTTTGTTGATGCTACACAAGATGCGCAGGGAATGATATTTCAATATGGGGTTGAGTACTTGAGAAGACATAAACCTAATTTAAGTGGTATTTCTCTGTGCCATTGGATCACCTATTGGCCCGATATGAAGTGGGGTATCATAGATAATTATCAGCAGCCAAAGCGTTCTTATGAATTTGTGAAGCGAGCTTATCAGCCATTGTTGGTAAATTTGAATTTTGAAAAGAGACGTTGGCATAGAGAGGAGCCTTTTAAAGGAGAACTTTGGGTAGTGAATGATCTATATCAGTCCTTCGGAAAAAGTACCGTTGAAATGGAAGTAAGAGATGATAAAGGGAAGCGAATCTTTTCATCGACATTTAATATGGATAAGGTAGATGAGAATAGTGCCCAAAAGTATTTTGATATTGAGGCGGATGTGTTGTCTAAAGTAAATCAGCAATTTACGATTCATCTGAATATGAAAGATAAGGCCGGAAATTCTATTTCGTCCAATGAATATTTATTTTTGATTGGTGACCAAAAAGAAGCTTCGGCTCAGTTTAAAAAGATGGGTGATGCTATGCGTAAGCGCAATGCCGAATTTACCTATGGTAATTATTTTAGATTCTTTGATGAAATGGGGCGTAAGAATGGAAAAGATTACCAGAGTGATACTGAGCACCCTAAGGCGAGCGAATATGAGTAAGTATTGGAGAACTGTTTACCATGATACCATTCAAACCGGATGATGAATTGGAACTTCGTAATGGATATTCAATTGTGTTTTTCGGTTCAAGTAACGGTTGTATTGGTATTGTTGAAAATGAAAAAAAGAACGTGTAGATGATATCCTTATCTACACGTTCTTTTTGTTAGTGTAACGCTGATATTTTTTATATAACTAGTCCTTTAAGATGACTTTTTCGGTTGCTATTTTATTAGCTGCTTTTACTTTTATGATATAGATTCCATTGGGTAGGTCGTTAATCTGATTTTTTTTATCCGACGTATTCATTTCTTTTACTTTATGACCGCTAATGTCAAAAACGGTTATACTGGCTTCTGTTGCTTCTTCTATAGAAACGTTTATGGTATTTTGGTGGGCATAAATATTCACCATTTCATCTGTGGTAGTCTCAATGCTTGTGGGAGTTGGTAAGTTAGTGGCAGAACCTTGAATAACTACGTCGCACGATCCTTCGCTTAATATGGCCTGTGTCCAGTTACCGCTTAATAGGGTCGAATTAGGTTGATTTGTATCATCCTCGTTGTACCAGAATGGCTGTCCGCTCAGAGACAGAAACCATTTGCTTTCTGCCATATCCCAATGAATAGCAAAGGACACGTTGGGATAGTTCCAGATAGTGCCAGTTCCAGTATAGTATGCTTTACCATCTAATACTCCTTCTTCATAAAGAACTATTGTTCCTGTAATGCAAGGCCCCGATATTTCTATGGTACTTGTTGGAGCCATAACTGCCGATGCATGGATGGAACCCAGCAAAAAGCAGAGCATCATTATTGTTTTACTTCTTTGTAAAGTATTCTTCATCCGTTTAAAAATTAACGAAACATCACTAGCTAGCACAAATTTCAATCATTCACCTGTGTGTTTAATTATTTGTGCCGGCCATGTTAGTTTCATGTTTAAATTTATCTTTCCATGGTTATAGGGAACTTGTTGAAACGAATTATACCCTTTTGTGTGAAATAATTTCCTTAGCTCGTTTCATCAATTTCTAAATTAGTAAGGCTTTACTAACAGATCGGTTTAACTAATTGCGTGGTGGATAAAGACCTTGGGTGCAAATTACATAACGTACGGTTAGTAAAGGTGGTCTGTTTTCGATAGCAGTTCCTCCTCCGGTTGATTGAATCATTACCGTGTTTGTTTTGTCTGTTGATGTGGCATATTCTTTGTCGAAAACACCACTGTTGGCCAGATAGTTGCCTTCCGCCTGACTACTTGTACCCGACAGGGAATTAACAGAGACGCTATGACTATGCGCAGGGAGTTGGGTTTCTGTTAGGTGAACAAATTCAGAACCGGCTCTTTCCCCTTGTGTATAGGTGGTTAGTGCATTGCCTGTTCCAGTGTGGATGGGTACTCTGCCTCGTAAATCAGGTAAAGCAAATGTTGTTCTTCCATCGCCTCCGTAAGTTGTCCCCAATAATGAAAATAATGCCTGGTTTGAAATGATTTGGAGTACTTGGCCGTTACAATCCATCCATCCTTCTTGAGCAAAGGTTATGGCAGTTATTTTAATATCTCCTAAATAACTTTCTTGTGAGAAAATTTTGTTTGAATTACCCCAGACTAAGCATCCTAACATCAATAAAACTAATGTGTTTTTCTTCATATGAATAAGTTTATTAGCGCATCGTAAATTGTAAAAGGACGCTATTGAGGAGTTAACGATCTGAATATGCGAAAGGTTTCAATAATATGAAAATTCAATCATTTAATTGACATACCGGTGAATGAAATACACCGTATTTATGAACTCTTTTGAACATAAAATTTGGTGAATAATCTGACTATCGAAAAATAATTTAAACACGTGAATACATTTTTACTATTGTAAAACCAATCTTTGAGAACCAATATATTTTTCGTTTTGGATGGTGATAAGGTATATGCCTGCTGGATATTTGCTTACTAAGAGTCTGTGTTTTTTTTGTGTTATTTTTTCATTGTATAATGCGACACCATTTGTGTTGAATACCGATATGCTACCGGTCATTAATTCCTCAGGAATAACTATATCTGTATAATTGTTGGTGGGATTGGGATATATTTTTATATCTGCATTTACGTTTATTTTTTTTATTCCTACGTCAGTAGGACCTGTGATTTCTATGGTGCTATTGTAGACACGCATGGTTACACTACTGATATACCCTCCGTTGTCAGGAAATTGTATTGAAATGGTGTTGTTTGCTTTAAGTAGATCATCGGGAACTGGGATTTCGAGCATGCCAAAAAATTGTGAGCGCAGGTGTTGATCATCTCCACGATAGTTTGTAGGAACAGCAACTGCGGTGCCGTTTACTAAAATCTGTGGTTTTTTGGACAGGGTGTGTGCCCGGCCAAAAGCTACTCTAAGCGTGGCCTGATTATGGTCTGTTAGGGTCAGTGAATTGATATGGAAAACTTGCGGAGCAGATGATACGATTTCTTGTTTATATACATCTGCATAGTATTTTGTTTCTTTCATGGACTCACCCGTATTTAGCTCCTGATCAAAGGTATATTCAAAGATAGCAGTGGCTTCGGTATCTAAGGTGAAAGTCATGTTTTTATCTGGGGTTAATGTGTTGGTATCGAGTACCGGACTGTTACCTGCTAAATGTAAGTGTTTCACTTCTACCTTTAACAGGGTGTTGGAATCTGTGCCCAATAGGTGCATGTGGATTGTTTCCGGCTCGTAGTTCAGGTTGCTGGCAATAAAGTATGCCTTGTTTCCGTCAACATAACTGTCCACCAGGATGTCCGGATTCTCGGATTTGCTAACTACTCTGGATCCATTTACCTGACTCCATAATTCATATATCTTTATCATTTCGGTGAATACCCATTGTTCTCCTGTTTCACCATCAGCTTCCTTGGCTTGGCGCATCAATCTCCATGGATATGGTACCGAGGTGCGTCCCCATTCTGCTTTTGTCACAACAAAAGGTATGGTTTTTAGTATTAGGTTAGGTCTGTCCATAAATTGTAACCACATAGGACTGACAGCTTTTATAAATTGCCAGTCTCTTATGGGTGTCCATTCTTTCCATTCGATGGAATGGTCACGGCCACCGAATTCTGATATAAGCATAGGTTTTACTTTTCCAAACTTGAGCTGACTATATTGTTCCATCATATCGAATGTAGCTTCTATACGACTTCCTTTGAAATTGATTGGGCCATGGAAGGCTGTTCCATTATTATAATGATGTTTATTAAAATCGTATAAATGAATGGAGAAAAAATCCATATTGGCTCCTGCGATATCATAAAATAATTTCATCCTCTCGTCCCAACGATTAAAGTTGTTTTCGTCAAAGTACGGAAAGGCAGTAGTGTATCCCCCAATTAGTATGTTTTGATTGTGTGTTCTGATAGCTGCAGCCACTTCATTGTGGTATTCAAAGACCTCTGTGGGGGTGTGGTCTCCCTCGTCTACAAGTTCATAAAGTGGCTCATTGATGATTTCCATAAATCGAGGGCGTGGATGTCCTTTGGAGGAAGGTTCGCCATCGTTTCTGTAGAATTCATTAAAAAATTGTCCCATAAAATCACCGGATGTACTCGCACTGGTTATTTTCCATCCGGGGTTACCGGTATAAGGAGTGGTAGTTTGTCCGGGCCAAAAGGGCTTTTCTTGTCCGCCAACCAAGATATCTGCTCTGCTCTCGTACGCATGACGTGATGCATTATTGATGCCATAGACGGTTTCTCGGACATATTTGCCTTGAGAGATCATGTATGAAGGATCTACGAAACCTGGATTTTCTGGATCTTCGGTCGATTGATTCATGTTCCAACCCAATGAGCCATTGTCTCTTCCCAAATATACGTCTAAGTCCTCGAGTATATATTTTAATTTGTCTTCTTCACCATCCCAATCACTTTCAGTTAAAGAAGCATGGAGATTAATGAATTTTTTTCTCTCAAATTGCGATACCTCACCAACTGTATGCTGAATGTTCAAGTGGATATCCACATCTATATTCTGGGCTAATACATGATACCCTATTACTAATCCAATAATAATTAACCAAGTTTTCATCTTTGCTTTTTTATATGATTACGATTTAAAAGTAAAATGAAAATGGCTTGAACACAGGAGGGATAACGAATGTATATGGTGTGTGTTTGAAAACTAAATGCGTTTATGCACTGGGTTTTACATATCCTATCACCCGTTTTAGGGTGATAGGAGAGTGTGATGATTATGGGGAATACTGTTTATTTGTTATTATTGGCAAATTCTGAAGGACTTACACCAAATTTTTCTTTGAATCTTGTTCTGAAAGTTTTTAAGTCATTGTATCCTACCATCCAGGTAACTTCTGACACATTCATTTCGCCCCGTTTTAATAATTCGGCGGCATGTTTTAGGCGTATATTTCGAATAAATTGGTTGGAAGTTTCCCCTGTTAATGCTTTAATTTTTCTGTTTAGGTATATTCTGGAGACACCATATTTTTCGGCGAGTATTTCCACTGTGAATTGGGAGTCGGATAAATGTTCTTCGATGATGGACAGAATCTTATCCATGAACTTTGAGTCCGTTGAATTATTGGTAACCAGATTGGGTGTTATTTCTATTTCTTTTTGAAACTTACGCTTGAGCTGTTCTCTGTTTTTTAAGATAGACAGGATAGAGGCTTTCAGTACGTCCATATTAAAAGGCTTATTCAGATATCCATCGGCTCCGGTTTCATATCCTTCTATTTGTGATTCTACAGTATTTTTAGTTCTACTTTAACAGATTAAAATGATCACTGAAAAAACGATAATTTAGTATTGTTTTTCTTTCGTAATAAACAGTAAATTAGTATATTGCAATTGAAACAAAGAACAAAACTCAAGTTTGCAATGGGTAACGGGCGAAAAACTTAAAAAAATATACGAATAATGGTAAAACACTGCTAGCGGTCAACAACCGACTTGAAGTGTATTTATCTGAATTTCAGCACCATTTTAAAAATAGAACAAAATCCAACTTCGACAAAGCTACTCAATACGTCGAAGGTCTAGCTTTAAGCGATTTGAAAAACATCGAACGCATCACTGAGACATTAAACGCAGACTACCATAAGATGCAGCATTTTATCACCGAATCCAATTGGGATGCAAGAGCTGTCATCGACCAAATAGCAAATCAGGTAGACCAATCACTCCCAAACCAAAAATTAAAAGGATTACTCATAGACGAAAGCGGATGGGTGAAAAAAGGTGACAAAAGCATTGGTGTTGATCACCAGTATTGCGGGAACGTTGGGAAGACTGCAAACTCGCAGGTTGCAGTTTTTGGTTGCTTGTGCACGGACAAATATGCAGCGTTGGTCGACACGAGACTGTACCTTCCAAGGTCATGGTGTACTAACAACGCCAGGTGTGAAACTGCTGGCATCCCCAAAGAGGACAGGGTTTTCAAGACAAAACCGGAGCTGGCTACAGATATTGTGAAGCACCAACTGGAAATGGGTATCGAGTTCGATTACGTTGGGGGGGATGGACTTTATGGCAATGACCTTGCGTTTACCCGTTCGGTTGAGGATATGGGTTTGGTGTACATGCTTGACATTCATAGCGATCAAAAAATCCACCTTGAAAAACCAGAACTACATATTCCAGAGCGAAAGAGCAATCGTGGGCGCCCACCCAAAAGGCCGAAGGCAAGCACCCCATCGGTAAACGCTAACGAATATATAGAAACGCTTACAAACAAGGACTGGAAAAAGCTTGACATTCGTGATTCTGCCAAGGGAAAGCTGAAGGGATTGTTCCATTTTAAGACAGTTTAC comes from the Saccharicrinis fermentans DSM 9555 = JCM 21142 genome and includes:
- a CDS encoding IclR family transcriptional regulator, which encodes MTKYDAPALDKGLDILEFLSSQSIPQSQLEIANGISRKPNEIYRMLINLEKRGYIVKDPASGKFSLTLRLFHLAHHHSPVDIMVKASEMHMQNLAYCINQSVHLAVLHHNKLMIIAQVQSQTPVSLSVEIGSLFPLAKTVSGKITLAHLKEENRKQILTLCDDYQAMKASEKKALLNELQDIKKHSCICNKSMLTEGITDFAAPIFNMHQEMIAVLAVSTLTSQMRKLVTAEEIENEILKTVHKIRESLGIIK
- a CDS encoding glycoside hydrolase family 2 protein translates to MKKIVFFLWIIFPVLLWAQPGTINSHTENSQVVRDLGGHHWKMKMMLPGQGVKEGLHELPPADIETNFWNPAFVPGDVYTDLWKCGVIDDPYFGRNSVRAQWVQQYEWWYAYQFNVTEDVTDQVVRLVFEGVDYSCDVWLNGVHLGSHKGAFSSFSFDINDVLRVSKKNIDSKNMLMIKLDPPPKVNAKVAGLKTPWFGDYWRDLIPFGISRTIKMVSTGKVRIMDVYANTSLNKDGSADVRMEVELENTTDQPKEMTIVASMEGKNFESKSLMEKMTQWVKPGKHIVTKTIHVKKPLLWWPWDLGKPNLYTAKVSLKEGAVNHDAQEITFGIREVSSKWNPGFKRGVDVSFPRSTYINGKFHFIRSACWGGPPDIFVGRTNPDEYKTLIRLAKEANLNNIRIFGWHPPEIPEFYEYCNEMGMTVWQDMIPLGTGNIPQDRKGINRIMQEAAAVIKERRNHPSLIMMEGGEEMLLRTQDAHFGRAFLEELGDTLQRYAKLPYVPDSPLTCEVSIEAGFKPKEAKHALAYFYGMGRWLMEDWFRTLDYPIIPEFAITSVPNVESLKKFIPENEMWPPGLSWGHHWADLDRLRMQNWDSFGDEKLGSLQEFVDATQDAQGMIFQYGVEYLRRHKPNLSGISLCHWITYWPDMKWGIIDNYQQPKRSYEFVKRAYQPLLVNLNFEKRRWHREEPFKGELWVVNDLYQSFGKSTVEMEVRDDKGKRIFSSTFNMDKVDENSAQKYFDIEADVLSKVNQQFTIHLNMKDKAGNSISSNEYLFLIGDQKEASAQFKKMGDAMRKRNAEFTYGNYFRFFDEMGRKNGKDYQSDTEHPKASEYE
- a CDS encoding T9SS type A sorting domain-containing protein; the encoded protein is MKNTLQRSKTIMMLCFLLGSIHASAVMAPTSTIEISGPCITGTIVLYEEGVLDGKAYYTGTGTIWNYPNVSFAIHWDMAESKWFLSLSGQPFWYNEDDTNQPNSTLLSGNWTQAILSEGSCDVVIQGSATNLPTPTSIETTTDEMVNIYAHQNTINVSIEEATEASITVFDISGHKVKEMNTSDKKNQINDLPNGIYIIKVKAANKIATEKVILKD
- a CDS encoding phage tail protein, producing the protein MKKNTLVLLMLGCLVWGNSNKIFSQESYLGDIKITAITFAQEGWMDCNGQVLQIISNQALFSLLGTTYGGDGRTTFALPDLRGRVPIHTGTGNALTTYTQGERAGSEFVHLTETQLPAHSHSVSVNSLSGTSSQAEGNYLANSGVFDKEYATSTDKTNTVMIQSTGGGTAIENRPPLLTVRYVICTQGLYPPRN
- a CDS encoding T9SS type A sorting domain-containing protein; amino-acid sequence: MKTWLIIIGLVIGYHVLAQNIDVDIHLNIQHTVGEVSQFERKKFINLHASLTESDWDGEEDKLKYILEDLDVYLGRDNGSLGWNMNQSTEDPENPGFVDPSYMISQGKYVRETVYGINNASRHAYESRADILVGGQEKPFWPGQTTTPYTGNPGWKITSASTSGDFMGQFFNEFYRNDGEPSSKGHPRPRFMEIINEPLYELVDEGDHTPTEVFEYHNEVAAAIRTHNQNILIGGYTTAFPYFDENNFNRWDERMKLFYDIAGANMDFFSIHLYDFNKHHYNNGTAFHGPINFKGSRIEATFDMMEQYSQLKFGKVKPMLISEFGGRDHSIEWKEWTPIRDWQFIKAVSPMWLQFMDRPNLILKTIPFVVTKAEWGRTSVPYPWRLMRQAKEADGETGEQWVFTEMIKIYELWSQVNGSRVVSKSENPDILVDSYVDGNKAYFIASNLNYEPETIHMHLLGTDSNTLLKVEVKHLHLAGNSPVLDTNTLTPDKNMTFTLDTEATAIFEYTFDQELNTGESMKETKYYADVYKQEIVSSAPQVFHINSLTLTDHNQATLRVAFGRAHTLSKKPQILVNGTAVAVPTNYRGDDQHLRSQFFGMLEIPVPDDLLKANNTISIQFPDNGGYISSVTMRVYNSTIEITGPTDVGIKKINVNADIKIYPNPTNNYTDIVIPEELMTGSISVFNTNGVALYNEKITQKKHRLLVSKYPAGIYLITIQNEKYIGSQRLVLQ
- a CDS encoding helix-turn-helix domain-containing protein, with the protein product MDVLKASILSILKNREQLKRKFQKEIEITPNLVTNNSTDSKFMDKILSIIEEHLSDSQFTVEILAEKYGVSRIYLNRKIKALTGETSNQFIRNIRLKHAAELLKRGEMNVSEVTWMVGYNDLKTFRTRFKEKFGVSPSEFANNNK
- a CDS encoding IS701 family transposase; the protein is MYLSEFQHHFKNRTKSNFDKATQYVEGLALSDLKNIERITETLNADYHKMQHFITESNWDARAVIDQIANQVDQSLPNQKLKGLLIDESGWVKKGDKSIGVDHQYCGNVGKTANSQVAVFGCLCTDKYAALVDTRLYLPRSWCTNNARCETAGIPKEDRVFKTKPELATDIVKHQLEMGIEFDYVGGDGLYGNDLAFTRSVEDMGLVYMLDIHSDQKIHLEKPELHIPERKSNRGRPPKRPKASTPSVNANEYIETLTNKDWKKLDIRDSAKGKLKGLFHFKTVYIWDKVQNIVEKRLLVISKRKTKQGVEIKYSFTNAELAQYTHQALAYMQAQRFFIEHSFKEQKQIVGLDQFQTRKWLSWHHQVALNLMVGSFMLKEKLLNQDEVPLLSARDIMDFMVYKFYREMTDERMLEKLQQRHEKRQRDIDLCYSKQ